The following is a genomic window from Miltoncostaea oceani.
CTCGCGCACCGCCTGTGCGAGCGCCTCGCCGCCATGCGCCGCGAGACAATGAAGTACCTGCGTCCGGACGGGAAGTCCCAGGTCACGGTCCGCTACGTGGACGGGGTCCCGACCGAGGTCGTCTCGGTGGTGCTCTCCACCCAGCACGCCCCCGACATCTCGGGCGAGCTGCTCCGCGACGAGGTCATCAGCCAGGTCGTGAAGCCGGTCCTCGAGGACTTCGGCTTCTGGCGCCAGGGCATCGACTTCTACATCAACCCGACCGGCATCTTCGTCGTCGGCGGCCCCCTCGGCGACGCGGGCCTCACGGGCCGCAAGATCATCGTCGACACCTACGGCGGCATGGCCCGCCACGGCGGCGGCGCCTTCAGCGGCAAGGACCCCTCGAAGGTCGACCGCTCCGCCGCCTACGCGGCCCGCTGGGTGGCGAAGAACGTCGTCGCCGCCGGCTTCGCCCGTCGCTGCGAGCTGCAGGTGGCCTACGCCATCGGCGTCGCGCACCCCGTGTCCGTCTCCGTCGAGACGTTCGGCACCGAGACCCGCTCGCCCGAGCTGATCGCCCAGTGGATCGACGAGAAGTTCGACCTGCGCCCCGGCGCGATCGTCGAGAAGCTCGACCTGCGCCGGCCGATCTACCAGAAGACCGCCGCGTACGGCCACTTCGGCCGCACCGACCCGGACTTCACCTGGGAGGACACGTCCATCGGCCGCGAGGCCGGCGGACGCCTCGCCGCCAGCGCCTGACGCCGGGGAGGCCCCCGTCCGACAGAGCGGCGCACCGGCCCTCGCACCGCCTCCGGCGGCGGCGACGGCGCGCGCCGCCCAGGTCCTCCCCCTGGTCGCCGCGCGCGGCCTGGACCGCATCCTCGACTACGCCGTCCCCGACGACCTCGGGGACGGCGTCGCGCCCGGTGCCCTCGTCGTCTGCCCCCTCGGGCCCCGCCGCGTGCTGGGCGTTGTGGTCGACCGCGCGCCGCCGACCCACGCCGGGCGGCTCGTGCCCCTCGCCGGGGTCGTCGCGGGCCCGCCGATCCCGGCGGAGCTGCTCGACCTCGCCCGGTGGATGGCTCGCTACTATCTGGCCCCGGTGGCGGCCTGCCTGCGCATGGTGCTGCCCCCCGGGGGCGGCGGGAGCCTGCGCCGCACCGGCGACGGCGGGTGGGATCTCGTCGCGCCCCCCGCGCCCCGGGAGCGCCTGGTGGCGCGCCTGGGCGACGGCGCCCGCGCCGGCTCGCCCCGGCGGCGCGCCGTGGCCGACGAGCTGGGA
Proteins encoded in this region:
- the metK gene encoding methionine adenosyltransferase, which translates into the protein MAEHLFTSESVTEGHPDKIADQISDGVLDAVLTDDPLGRVACETLITTGQVMVAGEISTTTYVDIPSIVRSTIRTIGYTRAKYGFDAETCGVSVALDEQSPDIAQGVNTALEARGNAGADPYDLQGAGDQGLMFGYASDETPELMPLPITLAHRLCERLAAMRRETMKYLRPDGKSQVTVRYVDGVPTEVVSVVLSTQHAPDISGELLRDEVISQVVKPVLEDFGFWRQGIDFYINPTGIFVVGGPLGDAGLTGRKIIVDTYGGMARHGGGAFSGKDPSKVDRSAAYAARWVAKNVVAAGFARRCELQVAYAIGVAHPVSVSVETFGTETRSPELIAQWIDEKFDLRPGAIVEKLDLRRPIYQKTAAYGHFGRTDPDFTWEDTSIGREAGGRLAASA